One Maribacter dokdonensis DSW-8 genomic region harbors:
- a CDS encoding M56 family metallopeptidase, whose amino-acid sequence METFCYYLLKSGLVLGLFFLCYQFLLSRETFYTFNRSFLLLGLFTSVLFPLIYITNTITLPVQHISEATNNIILPNEQNNFIGNSPFNIALAIYGIGASLFLTKFLLQIYKLRKLIQSGNKKHIDSISHIVTTDNVTPFSFFKAIVYNPSLHDKKELKNIISHEEVHAQQKHSYDVVFMEIFLALQWFNPFAWYYRIAIKQNLEFLADTDNKEIKLNKKDYQYILLKQAVGQQNLSIINPFFNSLIKKRIVMINQQKSKKVNATKSLFILPMLALFLISFNTKEVYTTNEKNISDNTIEILIDKNTTDAQLVKIKNDLIKESFDFSYTTVRNKNSEIQNISIEINGGNKNKGEVSSRFNSASDNDTIDKIHIIIDTDKNSIFISHVDVAHNITSVKKTSNSNNNQQISISTSSSGEYDLKVTEETDNGFKFISGNGNKEPLFFVDGKKWESKEVSNLDPNKIASMNVIKGLSAQEKYGEDGKNGVVEITLKK is encoded by the coding sequence ATGGAAACTTTTTGTTACTATTTGCTAAAGTCCGGATTAGTACTTGGTCTCTTTTTTCTTTGCTATCAATTTTTGTTGAGCAGGGAAACCTTTTATACATTCAATAGATCTTTTCTGCTGTTAGGTTTGTTTACTTCTGTACTCTTTCCATTAATCTATATTACAAATACCATTACCCTACCCGTACAACACATAAGTGAGGCCACAAACAACATCATCTTGCCAAATGAACAAAACAATTTTATTGGCAACTCCCCATTTAATATTGCCCTAGCAATTTATGGTATAGGAGCCAGCTTATTTTTAACGAAATTCCTACTTCAAATTTATAAGCTTAGAAAGTTAATACAAAGCGGAAATAAGAAGCATATTGATAGCATTAGCCATATTGTCACAACAGATAATGTAACCCCTTTTTCCTTCTTTAAAGCTATTGTTTACAATCCTAGTTTGCACGATAAAAAGGAACTTAAAAACATTATTTCGCATGAAGAGGTCCATGCTCAACAAAAACATTCATATGATGTAGTCTTCATGGAGATTTTCTTAGCACTGCAATGGTTTAATCCTTTTGCATGGTATTATAGAATTGCAATAAAACAAAACTTAGAATTTCTAGCTGATACAGACAACAAAGAAATAAAGCTCAATAAAAAAGATTACCAATACATACTGTTGAAACAGGCTGTTGGTCAGCAAAATTTATCAATCATAAATCCATTTTTTAATTCATTAATCAAAAAGCGAATAGTCATGATCAATCAACAAAAATCAAAAAAAGTAAATGCAACCAAAAGTTTATTCATTCTACCTATGCTTGCATTATTTCTCATCAGTTTTAATACCAAAGAGGTGTATACCACCAATGAAAAAAATATTTCTGACAATACTATAGAAATACTTATAGACAAGAATACTACGGATGCTCAGCTGGTAAAAATCAAAAACGACTTGATCAAAGAAAGCTTTGATTTTTCTTATACCACGGTAAGAAATAAAAATTCAGAGATTCAAAATATATCTATAGAGATAAATGGTGGAAACAAAAACAAAGGTGAAGTCAGTAGCCGATTTAATTCAGCATCTGACAACGACACTATTGATAAAATTCATATCATTATAGATACCGATAAAAACAGCATATTTATTAGTCATGTAGATGTAGCCCATAATATTACTTCAGTTAAGAAAACTAGTAACAGTAATAATAATCAGCAAATTTCAATTTCCACATCTTCATCTGGCGAATATGATTTAAAAGTTACTGAAGAAACCGATAATGGCTTCAAGTTCATATCTGGCAATGGTAACAAAGAACCATTATTTTTTGTTGACGGAAAAAAATGGGAGTCGAAAGAGGTATCAAATTTAGACCCGA